A window of Microcystis aeruginosa FD4 contains these coding sequences:
- a CDS encoding DUF29 domain-containing protein, with protein sequence MLALEQLYEKEYDRWLSETIELLKNRQFDRVDYEHLIEELAAWGRSEKTAVKSLSLQIIIQILLYQFWTTERERNSNHWAAEIITFRVQLEDKLTTNLSKFLELELGNIYENARLIAEKKTGLKNLPIICPYSLRQILEKQWFPDTDNQ encoded by the coding sequence ATGCTTGCTTTAGAACAGCTTTATGAAAAAGAATATGATCGCTGGTTAAGCGAGACGATCGAGTTATTAAAAAATCGCCAGTTTGATCGGGTAGATTACGAACATTTAATCGAGGAGTTGGCAGCTTGGGGACGAAGCGAAAAAACTGCTGTTAAAAGTTTAAGTTTACAAATAATAATCCAGATCCTACTCTATCAATTTTGGACGACTGAAAGAGAAAGAAATAGTAATCATTGGGCAGCAGAGATTATCACTTTTCGAGTACAATTAGAAGATAAGCTCACCACCAATTTAAGTAAATTTCTAGAACTAGAGTTAGGGAATATCTATGAAAACGCTCGCTTAATTGCCGAAAAAAAGACAGGATTAAAAAATTTACCGATAATTTGTCCCTACTCTCTGAGACAAATTCTTGAGAAACAGTGGTTTCCCGATACAGATAATCAATAA
- a CDS encoding cation:proton antiporter: MTLESTANEAIAHNLEQFLLVLTISLSVATLSRTVAFLRKIPYTLLLVIVGMGLAFLDLRLVNLSPELILEIFLPPLLFEAAWNIPWAKLKEYWVTIVLFAVIGVIISVLGVAYPLHIFANLPLSIAFLLGAALAATDPVSVIALFKELGASKKLTILMEGESLFNDGVAVVAFVLLVGIPLGVDTFSVPVTIARFCTFVGIGIGVGCVIGFGISYLTQRFDLPFVEQSLTLVSAYGTYLVTEKLGGSGVIGVVIVGIILGNLGSRIGMSPRTRLVVSEFWEFIAFFVNSIIFLLIGDQTRFESLGSHLTGILIAIAAMVVSRLFSIFGLGGISNLITGNQINFKERTVLWWGGLRGSVSIALALSVPTSIPYRQEIIDVVFGVVLFTLLVQGLSIQWLLNFLNLIGDQPIRTEYSSLIARQIALTRVSNYLQQPERFPDIDPEFYRYKKTLVEGQLKSLGDQLQKLLQEHPQLKDVVAEQFQDTLLDIEANTYAELIRAGRLNENLVPLLVEVEAEKEMV, from the coding sequence ATGACCCTAGAATCTACTGCTAATGAGGCGATCGCTCATAATTTAGAGCAATTCCTGCTAGTTTTGACCATTTCCTTGAGTGTCGCCACTTTATCGAGAACCGTTGCCTTCCTCCGCAAAATTCCCTACACCCTGCTGTTAGTTATTGTCGGTATGGGTTTGGCTTTTTTAGATTTGCGTCTGGTGAATCTTTCCCCGGAATTAATCCTGGAAATTTTTCTGCCTCCCCTGTTATTTGAAGCCGCATGGAATATTCCCTGGGCGAAATTAAAGGAATATTGGGTTACTATTGTCCTTTTTGCCGTTATCGGGGTGATTATCTCCGTTTTGGGAGTCGCCTATCCCCTACATATCTTTGCTAATTTACCCCTATCGATCGCTTTTCTCTTGGGTGCTGCCCTAGCTGCCACCGATCCCGTCTCTGTAATTGCCCTCTTTAAAGAATTGGGGGCCAGTAAAAAACTGACGATCCTAATGGAAGGGGAAAGTCTCTTTAATGATGGGGTCGCTGTGGTCGCTTTCGTCCTCTTGGTAGGGATTCCCTTGGGAGTCGATACCTTTTCCGTCCCCGTCACGATCGCTCGTTTCTGCACCTTTGTCGGTATTGGGATCGGTGTCGGTTGCGTGATCGGTTTCGGCATTTCTTACCTTACCCAACGCTTCGATTTGCCTTTTGTGGAACAGTCTCTGACTCTAGTTTCTGCATATGGAACCTATCTCGTCACGGAAAAATTAGGCGGATCTGGTGTGATTGGGGTGGTGATTGTTGGGATTATTCTCGGTAATCTCGGTTCGCGCATTGGTATGAGTCCCCGCACGCGCCTGGTAGTTAGCGAATTTTGGGAATTTATCGCCTTTTTTGTCAATTCTATCATCTTTTTATTGATCGGCGATCAAACCCGTTTTGAGAGTCTTGGTAGTCACTTAACTGGGATTTTGATAGCGATCGCCGCTATGGTGGTTTCCCGTCTGTTCTCAATTTTTGGACTAGGGGGAATTAGTAATCTAATTACGGGCAATCAAATCAATTTCAAGGAAAGAACGGTGTTATGGTGGGGAGGATTACGCGGTTCGGTTTCGATCGCCCTAGCGTTAAGTGTTCCCACGTCTATCCCCTACCGTCAAGAAATTATTGACGTGGTTTTTGGTGTGGTTTTATTTACTTTATTGGTGCAAGGATTATCTATACAATGGCTGTTAAATTTCCTCAATCTTATTGGTGATCAACCGATTCGCACCGAATATTCGTCCTTAATTGCTCGTCAAATTGCTTTAACTAGGGTGTCTAATTATCTGCAACAACCAGAACGTTTTCCCGATATCGATCCCGAATTTTATCGCTATAAAAAAACTCTGGTGGAAGGACAATTAAAGTCCTTGGGGGATCAGTTGCAAAAATTACTACAGGAACACCCACAATTAAAAGATGTGGTGGCCGAACAATTTCAAGATACTTTACTCGATATCGAAGCTAATACCTACGCAGAATTAATTAGAGCAGGTCGTTTAAATGAAAATCTCGTCCCCCTTTTAGTGGAGGTAGAAGCAGAAAAAGAGATGGTTTAA
- a CDS encoding efflux RND transporter permease subunit has translation MILSIADTFIKRPVLTTVCSILIVLIGAIAIPFLPLEKLPQLAFIQVAVNANYLGTDAKTVQDNVTTVLDRQINGTEQIVYMQSQSTNTGQSTVNVYFPVEMDRNIAQVLVQNRVSTAAASLPEEVNRQGVTTNTQSPSVTLAYGISAKPDEKGNYPYDTVFLSNFVDRVIDAEIRRIEGVGSTTIIGEREYALRFWLNPDALAARGLSALEVVQAIREQNIQVGAGTIGGDPSPEDQQFQIAIRAVGRVATGEEAENIVVKVGENGDLIRIKDVGRAEIGAESYSTAAYFDKSPAVVYIVYQLPGSNAWNTAKLVKEKMAELEPSFPPGLNIAITLDNTAFVAASLEEAFGTLVEAILLVILVIFIFLQDWRTTIIPAIAIPVSLIGTMAVALALGYSLNNLSLFAVILATGLVVDDGIVIVEAVSEKLRQGMRPFQAALDAMGELTSAVIASSLVLLAVFIPVTFFPGTVGIVYRQFAVIISASIIISTFNALSFSPTMSAIIMKPPQRTRGPLGLFFAGFNRGFNAVKEGYRRSIEFLIRIRFLVLPFFIAALFLTAWSYSTTPQGFIPEEDQGYAFVLVQAPPGVSLRYTDRVIRQINEEILDGIEEIEHFVGMAGFSFAGSGSNQGLFFVKLKEWSERPGEDKSVFGILRKINRQLATKVRDARAFAVNAPPVDGLSSTGGFEIYIQNRASFPMDALIANANKVMAEARTRPELSGIFTQFTTDTPMLELSINRNQLQAQNVDMQAVFGTLQTYLGSNFVNQFVLGDRLYRVFAQAEADYRSNPEDINRLYVRSRTGANIPLSGLVSVKRFTYPPIITNFNLYPSISVQGNPAPGFSTGQAIAVMEDVCRKVLQPGFGYAWTGTAFQEKTSAGAAPVIFGLAFIVVFLVLAAQYESYIDPIIIMITVPLAILGAMGALLLRANFLQVGSLFPTVNNNIYAQVALVMLIGLAAKNAILIVEFANQSRTLGLSIPDAAARASTERLRPILMTAISGLVGFLPLVIASGAGAMSRWSLGTAILGGYLISTVLSLFLVPVLYVLIKQFEARFLSSKPPKSGGSGGKKTPSLDQERNTSETPIEEAAISSLKISPQSGND, from the coding sequence ATGATCCTCAGTATTGCCGATACTTTCATTAAAAGACCCGTTCTGACCACAGTTTGCTCGATTTTAATCGTTTTGATCGGAGCGATCGCTATTCCCTTTTTACCCCTAGAAAAACTGCCCCAGTTGGCATTTATTCAGGTAGCGGTAAATGCCAACTATTTGGGAACCGATGCCAAAACCGTACAGGATAACGTTACCACGGTACTCGATCGGCAGATTAACGGGACAGAACAGATTGTTTATATGCAGTCCCAGAGTACCAACACGGGACAAAGTACAGTGAATGTCTATTTCCCAGTAGAAATGGATCGTAACATTGCCCAAGTCTTGGTACAAAACCGCGTCAGTACCGCCGCCGCTAGTTTACCGGAAGAAGTGAACCGGCAGGGGGTGACCACCAATACCCAATCCCCCAGCGTTACCCTTGCCTACGGGATTTCCGCCAAACCGGACGAAAAGGGCAATTATCCCTACGATACGGTCTTTTTAAGTAACTTTGTTGATCGGGTTATCGATGCGGAGATTCGCCGGATCGAGGGGGTTGGTAGTACAACCATCATCGGGGAGAGGGAATACGCCCTGCGTTTTTGGCTTAATCCTGATGCCTTAGCCGCTAGGGGGCTATCGGCACTCGAAGTGGTACAGGCAATCCGAGAACAGAATATTCAGGTGGGTGCAGGGACAATTGGCGGTGATCCCAGTCCCGAGGATCAGCAATTCCAGATCGCCATTCGCGCCGTTGGTAGGGTTGCCACCGGGGAGGAAGCGGAAAATATCGTCGTCAAAGTGGGGGAAAATGGCGATTTAATCCGAATTAAAGACGTAGGACGGGCAGAAATCGGAGCCGAAAGCTACAGTACCGCCGCCTATTTCGACAAATCCCCCGCCGTTGTCTATATCGTCTATCAGTTACCCGGTTCCAACGCTTGGAATACTGCCAAACTGGTAAAAGAAAAAATGGCGGAACTAGAACCAAGTTTCCCCCCGGGGTTAAATATCGCCATCACCCTCGATAATACGGCTTTTGTAGCCGCTTCCCTGGAAGAAGCCTTTGGCACTCTGGTGGAGGCGATTTTACTGGTTATTCTGGTGATTTTTATCTTCCTTCAGGATTGGCGCACCACGATCATTCCGGCGATCGCTATTCCCGTATCTTTGATCGGAACCATGGCCGTTGCCCTGGCTTTAGGCTATTCTCTCAATAACCTGTCCTTGTTTGCCGTCATTCTGGCCACCGGTTTAGTGGTGGACGACGGCATCGTGATCGTAGAAGCGGTATCGGAAAAATTACGGCAGGGAATGCGGCCATTTCAAGCTGCCCTCGATGCCATGGGCGAGTTAACCTCGGCGGTTATTGCTAGTTCTCTTGTACTACTAGCGGTTTTTATTCCCGTCACCTTCTTCCCCGGTACGGTGGGGATCGTTTATCGACAATTTGCCGTCATCATCTCCGCTTCAATTATCATCTCCACCTTTAACGCCCTCAGTTTTTCCCCCACCATGTCGGCGATTATCATGAAACCGCCCCAACGCACCCGCGGACCCTTGGGACTGTTTTTCGCGGGCTTTAATCGGGGTTTCAACGCAGTTAAAGAGGGCTATCGACGCTCGATCGAATTTCTGATCCGCATCCGGTTTCTGGTCTTACCCTTTTTTATCGCCGCCCTCTTTCTCACAGCTTGGAGTTATAGCACCACTCCCCAGGGTTTTATCCCCGAAGAAGACCAAGGTTATGCCTTCGTTTTGGTGCAAGCGCCCCCCGGGGTTTCCCTGCGCTACACCGACCGGGTTATCCGTCAGATTAACGAAGAAATTCTCGACGGTATCGAAGAAATCGAACACTTTGTCGGTATGGCGGGCTTTAGTTTTGCTGGGAGTGGCAGTAACCAAGGGCTATTTTTTGTCAAGTTAAAAGAATGGTCGGAACGGCCCGGCGAAGATAAGTCAGTTTTCGGTATTCTCCGGAAAATTAACCGACAATTAGCCACTAAAGTCCGAGATGCTCGTGCTTTCGCCGTTAATGCGCCCCCTGTGGATGGCTTAAGTTCTACCGGCGGTTTCGAGATCTATATCCAAAACCGCGCTTCTTTCCCCATGGACGCTTTGATTGCCAACGCTAATAAAGTCATGGCCGAGGCCCGAACAAGACCGGAATTATCGGGAATTTTCACCCAATTTACCACCGACACGCCGATGCTGGAACTTTCCATCAATCGCAACCAGCTACAGGCACAAAACGTCGATATGCAGGCCGTTTTCGGCACCCTGCAAACCTATCTCGGTTCTAACTTCGTCAACCAATTCGTCTTGGGCGATCGCTTGTATCGAGTCTTTGCCCAAGCAGAAGCGGATTATCGTTCTAATCCCGAAGATATTAACCGTCTTTACGTCCGTTCCCGTACCGGGGCCAATATTCCCCTATCGGGTTTAGTTAGCGTCAAACGCTTCACCTATCCACCGATTATCACTAACTTTAACCTCTATCCCTCGATTAGCGTTCAGGGTAATCCCGCCCCCGGTTTTAGTACGGGACAGGCGATCGCAGTGATGGAAGATGTCTGTCGGAAAGTCCTGCAGCCCGGTTTCGGTTACGCTTGGACGGGTACAGCTTTCCAAGAAAAAACTTCCGCCGGGGCAGCCCCGGTTATCTTCGGATTAGCCTTTATTGTGGTTTTCCTTGTCCTCGCGGCCCAGTACGAAAGCTATATCGACCCGATTATCATCATGATTACCGTTCCCCTAGCGATCCTGGGTGCCATGGGGGCCTTACTGTTGCGGGCGAATTTCCTACAAGTGGGTAGTCTCTTCCCGACGGTGAATAATAATATCTATGCTCAGGTGGCTTTGGTCATGTTGATCGGTTTAGCGGCAAAAAATGCGATTTTAATCGTGGAATTCGCTAACCAGTCCCGTACTTTGGGTTTAAGTATTCCCGATGCGGCAGCCCGGGCCTCGACGGAACGCTTAAGACCGATTCTGATGACGGCTATTTCCGGTTTAGTCGGTTTCTTGCCCTTGGTTATCGCTTCCGGCGCCGGGGCGATGAGTCGTTGGTCCCTGGGAACTGCAATTTTAGGCGGTTATCTGATTTCAACGGTGTTGAGTTTATTTCTTGTCCCGGTGTTGTATGTGCTGATCAAACAGTTCGAGGCCCGATTCCTCTCCTCGAAACCCCCGAAAAGTGGCGGTTCTGGCGGCAAGAAAACCCCTTCTCTCGATCAGGAAAGGAATACATCAGAAACCCCCATAGAAGAAGCGGCCATTTCCTCTTTGAAAATCTCTCCTCAGTCTGGGAATGACTAG